The following are from one region of the Thermococcus cleftensis genome:
- a CDS encoding YchF/TatD family DNA exonuclease — protein sequence MIDAHAHFEFYKKDAPRIIEECRGELRAVVDSITEYRKAHVWKSWGLLKPYFGFVFPTLGYHPNEARRGNWEKVKRVGEFILEHGDEIVAVGEIGLDYHYAENERQRENQRGIFRHFLELAIELKLPVVIHAREAEREAFELVQRAGVRAYFHSFAGSVELAREIIENGHVVGINTGVVFIPEVQAVARAIEVDHLLVETDSPYMSPVRGQRNVPCNVKVAVEWIARLQGIEFDEAEEVTEKNAVEFFGLEVGR from the coding sequence ATGATAGACGCCCACGCCCACTTCGAGTTCTACAAGAAGGACGCGCCACGCATAATCGAGGAGTGCAGGGGAGAGCTGAGGGCGGTCGTGGATTCCATCACAGAATACAGAAAAGCCCACGTCTGGAAGAGCTGGGGGCTGTTAAAGCCCTACTTCGGCTTCGTCTTTCCAACCCTCGGCTACCACCCGAACGAGGCCAGGAGGGGCAACTGGGAGAAGGTGAAGAGGGTGGGGGAGTTCATTCTTGAGCACGGGGACGAGATAGTGGCGGTGGGAGAGATAGGCCTCGACTACCACTACGCGGAAAACGAAAGGCAGAGGGAGAACCAGAGGGGGATTTTCAGGCACTTCCTCGAACTTGCGATCGAGCTTAAATTGCCGGTTGTGATACACGCTAGAGAAGCCGAAAGGGAGGCCTTCGAGCTCGTCCAGAGGGCCGGGGTTAGGGCGTACTTCCACTCCTTCGCAGGGAGCGTCGAGCTCGCGAGGGAAATCATCGAGAACGGCCACGTCGTAGGGATTAACACCGGAGTAGTTTTCATACCCGAGGTGCAGGCCGTTGCGAGGGCCATAGAGGTCGATCACCTCCTCGTCGAGACGGACAGCCCCTACATGAGCCCCGTAAGGGGGCAGAGGAACGTTCCGTGCAACGTGAAGGTCGCGGTTGAGTGGATAGCGAGGCTTCAGGGAATTGAGTTCGATGAAGCCGAGGAGGTAACGGAGAAAAACGCCGTTGAGTTCTTTGGTCTGGAGGTGGGAAGATGA
- a CDS encoding DUF504 domain-containing protein, translating to MRKGTVKEVLAKIKYDPREDEGDYYIVIEHRGAYGNIKKIPVGMIELGHGYFFVGDAQIPYHRILQVVRRDGTVIWETRKL from the coding sequence ATGCGAAAGGGGACTGTGAAGGAGGTTCTGGCCAAGATAAAGTACGACCCGAGGGAGGACGAAGGGGACTACTACATCGTAATCGAACATCGCGGGGCCTACGGGAATATAAAGAAGATTCCCGTGGGAATGATAGAACTGGGGCACGGTTACTTCTTCGTCGGCGATGCCCAGATTCCATACCACCGCATACTCCAGGTGGTTAGGCGGGACGGGACGGTAATATGGGAGACGAGGAAGCTCTAG
- a CDS encoding dihydropteroate synthase-like protein: MRILLVTGRLAEPLVRKYGQGYDVFVTPVSVAAFLTPETIVRYLKKGGIKSEDYDLIIIPGMVRGSAQPIEDELGIPAFKGPRNAMDIPQTLKAIENGFKLSKEVPADKLFSFDGLKRVEDIRNRTKDKRYIEKALKKPWNVLIGNLPVGRDFPARILGEVVDAPRLGVEGTIEKALHYLREGADIIDIGMIAGETNPDFVELIPEIREELKENGFDVPISFDSLSTAEIEKALSYADLFLSVDAGNLEDLVTEKPVVLIPTNQRKGFFPAKPAGRVEFLERLKESALDIGYKAVIPDLILEHVPHLTRSITAFQLYRERNPDDVLLAGVGNVVELYDADSVGMNALLAGIAKELSINLLLTTETSAKARGSVRELRRAIDMNLFEMPKDLGFDLLILKEKRSPVWSFEPAEKVVEARERPVGLEPVYFRIWVENGRIWVNAHRGTKAVLTVVGDEPNAIIDTILGHFEISPRHAFYLGRELERAYTALKLRRSYVQEVELFPDFY; encoded by the coding sequence ATGAGAATCCTCCTCGTCACGGGAAGGCTCGCCGAGCCACTCGTTAGAAAGTACGGGCAGGGCTACGACGTCTTCGTCACGCCGGTCAGCGTTGCGGCATTCCTGACGCCCGAGACGATAGTCCGTTACCTGAAAAAGGGAGGCATAAAGAGCGAAGATTACGACCTCATTATCATTCCTGGCATGGTCAGGGGTTCCGCTCAGCCCATCGAAGACGAACTCGGAATCCCTGCATTCAAGGGGCCGAGGAACGCGATGGACATTCCTCAGACGCTGAAGGCGATTGAAAACGGCTTCAAACTGAGCAAAGAGGTTCCCGCGGACAAGCTCTTCTCCTTCGACGGGCTCAAGAGGGTCGAAGACATCAGGAACAGAACGAAGGATAAGCGCTACATTGAGAAAGCCCTCAAAAAGCCCTGGAACGTTCTCATCGGAAACCTTCCGGTCGGAAGGGACTTTCCTGCGAGGATACTTGGCGAGGTCGTCGATGCCCCAAGGCTCGGAGTTGAGGGGACGATTGAGAAGGCCCTCCACTACCTCCGCGAGGGAGCCGATATAATCGACATTGGAATGATAGCGGGCGAGACGAACCCTGACTTCGTAGAGCTAATCCCCGAAATCCGCGAGGAGCTTAAAGAGAATGGCTTCGACGTTCCAATCAGCTTCGACTCGCTCAGCACGGCCGAAATCGAGAAAGCTCTGAGCTACGCCGACCTCTTCCTGAGCGTTGATGCCGGCAACCTTGAGGATCTCGTAACTGAAAAGCCCGTCGTTTTAATCCCGACCAACCAGAGGAAGGGATTCTTCCCGGCCAAACCGGCTGGGAGGGTCGAGTTCCTTGAGAGGTTAAAGGAGAGTGCCCTTGACATCGGCTACAAGGCGGTGATTCCGGATTTAATACTCGAGCACGTCCCCCACCTGACGCGCTCGATAACGGCCTTCCAGCTCTACCGCGAGAGGAATCCGGACGATGTTCTTCTGGCGGGGGTTGGAAACGTGGTTGAACTCTACGACGCCGACAGCGTTGGGATGAACGCCCTGCTCGCTGGAATCGCGAAGGAGCTTTCAATAAACCTGCTCCTCACAACGGAGACGAGCGCAAAGGCGAGGGGTTCTGTAAGGGAGCTTAGGAGGGCAATAGATATGAACCTCTTTGAGATGCCGAAGGATCTGGGCTTCGACCTGCTGATTTTGAAGGAGAAGAGAAGCCCGGTGTGGAGCTTCGAGCCCGCTGAAAAGGTCGTCGAGGCGAGGGAAAGGCCGGTGGGGCTTGAGCCGGTCTACTTCCGCATCTGGGTCGAAAACGGAAGGATATGGGTGAACGCCCACAGGGGAACCAAAGCAGTTCTGACGGTAGTCGGAGACGAGCCAAACGCGATAATCGACACAATTCTGGGGCACTTTGAGATAAGCCCGAGGCACGCCTTCTATCTCGGCAGGGAGCTTGAGAGGGCCTACACGGCACTGAAGCTGAGGAGGAGCTACGTCCAGGAGGTCGAGCTTTTCCCGGACTTCTACTGA
- a CDS encoding DUF835 domain-containing protein, with amino-acid sequence MEPNISNTDLMVGVVEALRSKSPKELLSYAIFNEEEEAKYYARLAEKAGRVSVKALFLKMSEESRKHRDWLYRLFKKLYPNEEPTKVDAPSVEVAPFYPEFEKVGDYVSALEYCMKSELFAKKTYELLASVADDEDTRTLALSLAAMEEEHYQAIRKMYELIVSLEEKNLSPASLKPGGYLFTDDLKARYFLLDLPSWTPLIAVIREKPEVFLEMFMDRKIEVIWVTKTDSDHSIRPEAFPALKKRLCQFLRESAKDGRYGAVFIQNLGYIALELGFKSAVDILIYLKDCALLHGGYLIVSAVKEAFEPREWALLTSELTVVS; translated from the coding sequence ATGGAACCCAACATTAGTAACACGGATCTCATGGTGGGAGTCGTCGAGGCCTTGAGATCCAAGTCCCCAAAAGAGCTTTTGAGCTACGCCATATTCAATGAGGAGGAAGAGGCAAAGTACTACGCCAGACTTGCCGAGAAGGCGGGTAGAGTTAGTGTGAAGGCCCTTTTTCTCAAGATGAGTGAGGAAAGCCGGAAACACCGCGACTGGCTCTACCGCCTCTTCAAGAAGTTATATCCCAACGAAGAACCCACCAAGGTCGATGCCCCTTCCGTTGAGGTTGCACCGTTCTATCCCGAGTTCGAGAAAGTTGGGGATTACGTCTCGGCCTTGGAGTACTGCATGAAGAGCGAGCTCTTTGCCAAGAAGACGTACGAGCTGCTGGCCAGTGTCGCCGACGATGAAGACACAAGAACCCTTGCCCTCAGCCTCGCGGCAATGGAGGAGGAGCACTATCAGGCTATAAGAAAGATGTACGAACTCATAGTATCCCTTGAGGAGAAGAACCTGTCCCCTGCATCACTGAAACCGGGAGGGTACCTCTTCACCGATGATCTCAAGGCCAGGTACTTCCTCCTCGACCTTCCATCGTGGACTCCTCTCATCGCCGTGATCAGGGAAAAGCCGGAGGTTTTCTTGGAAATGTTCATGGACAGAAAGATTGAGGTCATCTGGGTCACCAAAACTGATTCGGACCACTCGATTCGCCCGGAGGCCTTTCCTGCCCTCAAGAAACGGTTATGTCAGTTCCTGCGAGAGAGTGCGAAGGACGGGAGATACGGGGCCGTTTTCATTCAGAACCTCGGCTACATCGCCCTCGAGCTGGGCTTCAAAAGCGCTGTGGACATACTCATCTACCTAAAGGACTGCGCCCTTCTCCACGGCGGCTACCTGATCGTATCCGCGGTAAAGGAAGCCTTCGAGCCGAGGGAGTGGGCACTCCTGACGTCTGAACTCACGGTGGTGTCCTGA
- a CDS encoding DUF3216 domain-containing protein, producing the protein MKVEEVERVRALLEELGEDALIARLDSFVKLNEGLESKKGEDYVRLSVLSFLEGLLMSLKLKYPENGEIGELYEEVRARRAELDELFRKPAMQNLQ; encoded by the coding sequence ATGAAAGTCGAGGAGGTTGAGAGGGTAAGGGCGCTTTTGGAGGAGCTCGGGGAAGATGCCCTCATCGCAAGGCTTGACTCCTTCGTGAAGCTCAACGAGGGTCTGGAGAGCAAGAAGGGAGAGGACTACGTCCGGCTCTCGGTCCTGAGCTTCCTTGAGGGCCTGCTCATGAGCCTAAAGCTGAAGTACCCCGAGAACGGGGAAATCGGTGAGCTGTACGAGGAGGTTAGGGCAAGGAGGGCCGAGCTGGACGAGCTGTTCAGGAAGCCGGCGATGCAGAACCTTCAGTAG
- a CDS encoding MBL fold metallo-hydrolase: MRISPIEEFPRDIVPVEIPPHTTMLRGIGWDSNVYLVRDGREALVVDTGTGVNWHVYAEIWEREGLLNGVERVTIFNTHEHFDHVGGNMALADWLKGKGIEVLFAAHEVTAKTLEKGDDYVILAYSYGRRFEAQKVDLHMREGDALKVGSLELELIHTPGHTAGSSCLYLDDGETRVMFTGDTVFKGTVGRVDLPTGNGWKLQESLERLRDYDVDFGLPGHGWVIKDWRENIDEILGWL; encoded by the coding sequence TTCCCCCGCGATATAGTGCCCGTTGAGATTCCTCCCCACACCACGATGCTGAGGGGCATAGGCTGGGACTCCAACGTTTACCTTGTGAGGGACGGGAGGGAGGCCCTCGTAGTGGACACCGGCACCGGCGTTAACTGGCACGTCTACGCTGAAATCTGGGAGAGGGAAGGCCTCCTCAACGGCGTTGAGAGGGTCACGATATTCAACACCCACGAGCACTTCGACCACGTGGGCGGGAACATGGCCCTGGCGGACTGGCTGAAGGGGAAGGGCATTGAGGTTCTCTTCGCCGCCCACGAGGTTACCGCAAAAACGCTGGAGAAGGGAGACGACTACGTGATTCTGGCCTATTCCTACGGGAGGAGGTTCGAGGCGCAGAAGGTTGATCTCCACATGAGGGAGGGCGATGCGCTCAAGGTCGGCTCACTGGAGCTTGAGCTGATTCACACGCCCGGCCACACGGCGGGAAGTTCGTGCCTCTACCTCGACGATGGTGAGACGAGGGTTATGTTCACCGGCGACACGGTCTTCAAGGGAACCGTAGGCAGGGTGGATCTGCCGACAGGGAACGGCTGGAAACTTCAGGAGAGCCTCGAAAGGCTCAGGGATTACGACGTTGATTTCGGCCTTCCTGGACACGGCTGGGTCATAAAGGACTGGAGAGAGAACATCGATGAAATCCTGGGGTGGCTCTGA
- a CDS encoding ATP-binding protein: MEARNGSVGIVFGESTTDHFTFIVNPRNELPRFGEFLVVRNREGDEVLALLKSIRNLNWLMEAGRGSYDYVEKTVNVFSRGILDKSEEILATAKVLGVLRTRDGEFLTKPAPNRVPIKPGERVYLARDEDLERIFANGHLRIGKLIARSNIEVRLDANRLVSRHFAVLAVTGAGKSNTIAVLTKELVSNVNATVVILDPHGEYQKLSWPGARVNPIKATIDPGRIRLSEFATLLGIAENASLQRRFLGLVYRTVREEMRREGKVVGGMPFIHAMEDKIEEWIRIYENTDDKIIHYYDEKGIETPRKIQARDLEALIRLKDYLSELRANFGEFISPVNVLSEIRPGMVNVIDLSGMEEEQMITLASFVLRGILKNRIDYVKGSRTGDRNLVREVSEAYPALTKPVLVIVEEAHIFAPRGEKNPATLWLGKIAREGRKFGVGLGIVSQRPKKLDDDILSQTNTKIILKLVEPNDQRYVQQASEQISEDLLSDIASLGVGEAVIVGYAITIPAMVKIYSFERDFKGHYGGGDIDIVEEWLEGKEEDVSEEEAIAALPL; encoded by the coding sequence ATGGAGGCCCGGAACGGCTCTGTTGGAATAGTGTTTGGCGAATCAACGACCGACCACTTCACCTTCATCGTGAACCCGAGGAACGAGCTCCCCCGCTTTGGAGAGTTTCTTGTGGTGAGGAACAGAGAGGGCGACGAGGTTCTCGCGCTCCTTAAATCGATAAGAAACCTTAACTGGCTCATGGAGGCAGGCAGAGGAAGCTATGACTACGTGGAAAAAACAGTCAACGTTTTCTCCCGCGGAATCCTTGACAAGAGCGAGGAAATCCTCGCAACAGCAAAGGTCCTCGGCGTCCTGAGAACGAGGGACGGGGAGTTCCTGACGAAGCCAGCCCCGAACCGCGTCCCCATAAAGCCGGGCGAGAGGGTTTACCTCGCGAGGGACGAGGACCTGGAGAGAATCTTTGCCAATGGACACCTCAGGATTGGAAAGCTCATCGCGAGGAGCAACATAGAGGTTCGCCTCGACGCAAACAGGCTCGTTTCCAGGCACTTCGCAGTCCTGGCCGTTACGGGAGCCGGCAAGTCCAACACGATAGCGGTTCTCACCAAAGAGCTGGTGAGCAACGTGAACGCGACTGTGGTGATACTCGACCCGCACGGCGAGTACCAGAAGCTCAGCTGGCCGGGAGCGAGGGTGAACCCGATAAAGGCCACCATAGACCCCGGAAGGATAAGGCTAAGCGAGTTCGCGACGCTCCTCGGCATAGCAGAAAACGCCAGCCTGCAGAGGCGCTTCCTCGGACTGGTCTACAGAACCGTGAGGGAGGAGATGAGAAGAGAAGGCAAGGTCGTCGGCGGAATGCCCTTCATTCACGCGATGGAGGACAAGATAGAGGAGTGGATAAGAATATACGAGAACACCGACGACAAGATAATCCACTACTACGACGAGAAGGGCATCGAGACGCCCAGAAAAATACAGGCAAGGGATTTGGAAGCCCTGATAAGGCTCAAGGACTACCTCAGCGAGCTTAGGGCCAACTTCGGCGAGTTCATCAGCCCAGTTAATGTGCTCAGCGAGATAAGGCCCGGAATGGTGAACGTCATAGACCTCAGCGGAATGGAGGAGGAGCAGATGATAACCCTCGCGAGCTTCGTCCTCCGCGGAATCCTTAAGAACCGCATCGACTACGTCAAGGGCTCAAGAACCGGCGACAGGAACCTGGTGCGGGAAGTTTCGGAGGCGTATCCTGCTCTCACCAAGCCCGTCCTGGTTATAGTTGAGGAGGCCCACATATTCGCGCCGAGGGGCGAGAAGAACCCCGCAACGCTGTGGCTCGGCAAGATAGCGAGAGAGGGCAGGAAGTTCGGCGTCGGTCTGGGCATAGTGTCCCAGAGGCCGAAGAAGCTCGACGACGACATACTCAGCCAGACAAACACCAAGATAATCCTCAAGCTCGTCGAGCCGAACGACCAGCGCTATGTTCAGCAGGCGAGCGAGCAGATAAGCGAGGACCTGCTGAGCGACATAGCATCGCTGGGCGTCGGAGAGGCGGTTATAGTGGGCTACGCCATAACGATTCCCGCGATGGTCAAGATATACAGCTTCGAGAGGGACTTCAAGGGACACTACGGCGGCGGGGATATAGACATAGTGGAGGAGTGGCTCGAGGGGAAGGAGGAAGATGTCAGCGAGGAGGAGGCCATAGCGGCCCTTCCGCTGTGA